The Aureimonas mangrovi genome includes a region encoding these proteins:
- a CDS encoding flagellar biosynthetic protein FliO: MQDWLAGIVGEGAAPIVSFILAAVIVLAVVVIVLGLMRRMMGGRIGIGGSQAPRLAIVDVTGVDQRRKLVLVRRDGVEHLLLIGGQNDLVVEAHIGRAPPQPRGARVEPGFAQPPRPAQAPAPAPASAPIPVAAAAATQRPRTVERTPEPTVDMHGPVASARGPQNAKQDTRNEDASVRMREEPRLPVAPKVEPVVSAEARTANVVPPVAAPAAAPSRPQPSSAPARTPEPADIPPAPPAPSSPLAASSSAPQAPEQSARPSAPSIAPQPRPAPPMTAPLPRATPVLPAAELAAERVPPQRPAPTIEPPVVAPPASRASSVAPPVSSPAAPAAPPPGERSAPFPPFVQRQPARAEPQAPRVPAPAPPAPTLPVPEVAPPAERQPLSVRSFASTIQNRPAPAPTEPVRREPEVAKPVPSAPSSEPARKEPTLDDDLGDLLEKEFSSSDDLKASEPSRDAPSPSRGRKDAGLSLEEEMEQLLRDFSTQTGDRR; this comes from the coding sequence ATGCAAGACTGGTTGGCCGGCATCGTGGGTGAAGGCGCGGCGCCGATCGTGTCCTTTATCCTGGCCGCCGTCATCGTGCTCGCCGTCGTGGTCATTGTGCTCGGCCTGATGCGCCGCATGATGGGCGGGCGCATCGGCATCGGCGGCTCTCAGGCACCGAGGCTCGCGATCGTCGACGTGACCGGCGTCGACCAGCGCCGCAAGCTGGTGCTGGTGCGCCGCGACGGGGTGGAACACCTCCTCCTGATCGGCGGCCAGAACGACCTCGTTGTCGAGGCCCATATCGGCCGGGCGCCGCCGCAGCCGCGCGGCGCACGCGTGGAGCCGGGTTTCGCGCAGCCGCCCCGTCCAGCACAGGCACCGGCACCCGCACCGGCCAGCGCTCCGATTCCCGTCGCGGCGGCCGCCGCGACGCAGCGTCCGCGCACCGTGGAGCGGACGCCTGAGCCGACGGTCGATATGCACGGCCCTGTGGCGTCCGCTCGCGGGCCACAGAATGCCAAACAGGACACTAGGAACGAAGACGCCTCCGTGCGCATGCGCGAAGAGCCTCGTCTCCCGGTCGCCCCGAAGGTAGAGCCGGTCGTTTCGGCGGAAGCGCGCACTGCGAACGTTGTGCCGCCCGTCGCAGCCCCCGCGGCGGCCCCTTCCCGGCCGCAGCCGTCATCGGCCCCGGCCAGGACACCCGAGCCGGCCGACATCCCGCCCGCTCCGCCGGCCCCTTCGTCGCCATTGGCTGCGAGTTCCTCCGCGCCGCAGGCGCCTGAACAGTCAGCACGCCCTTCGGCTCCCTCCATTGCCCCCCAGCCGCGCCCTGCGCCGCCGATGACCGCGCCCCTGCCGCGCGCGACGCCGGTTCTTCCAGCGGCCGAGCTCGCCGCCGAGCGCGTGCCGCCCCAGCGCCCGGCCCCGACCATCGAACCTCCAGTCGTCGCACCTCCGGCCTCCCGGGCCAGCTCGGTCGCTCCACCGGTTTCGTCCCCGGCCGCTCCTGCGGCCCCCCCGCCCGGTGAGCGCTCCGCGCCGTTCCCGCCCTTCGTGCAGCGTCAGCCCGCACGCGCAGAACCGCAGGCACCCCGCGTACCAGCTCCGGCCCCGCCTGCGCCTACGCTGCCGGTGCCCGAGGTGGCCCCGCCCGCAGAGCGCCAACCCTTGAGCGTGCGCAGCTTTGCCTCGACCATCCAGAACCGGCCGGCACCGGCTCCCACCGAACCGGTGCGCCGCGAGCCGGAGGTCGCAAAGCCGGTCCCCAGCGCGCCTTCCTCCGAGCCCGCTCGCAAGGAGCCGACGCTTGACGACGATCTCGGCGATCTTCTGGAGAAGGAGTTTTCGAGCTCCGACGATCTGAAGGCATCCGAGCCGTCCCGCGACGCTCCTTCGCCGTCCCGCGGGCGCAAGGACGCCGGCCTGTCGCTCGAGGAAGAGATGGAGCAGCTCCTGCGCGATTTCTCCACGCAGACCGGCGACCGCCGCTGA
- a CDS encoding 2Fe-2S iron-sulfur cluster-binding protein, giving the protein MTRIIFQTTGGERYEIDAANGTTAMENAVRNDVPGIDADCGGACACATCHVYVDEAWRAALPAPSEMEEDMLDFAYDVRAGSRLSCQIRVSEALDGLVLGVPERQG; this is encoded by the coding sequence ATGACCAGGATCATCTTCCAGACGACGGGCGGCGAGCGCTACGAGATCGACGCCGCCAACGGCACCACGGCGATGGAGAACGCGGTGCGCAACGACGTGCCGGGCATCGACGCCGATTGCGGCGGAGCCTGCGCCTGCGCCACTTGTCATGTCTATGTGGACGAGGCCTGGCGCGCGGCTCTGCCGGCACCCTCCGAGATGGAGGAGGACATGCTGGACTTCGCCTACGACGTGCGGGCGGGCTCGCGCCTGTCGTGCCAGATCCGCGTGAGCGAGGCGCTCGACGGCCTCGTTCTCGGCGTTCCCGAGCGCCAGGGCTGA